The Hymenobacter sp. DG01 genome has a segment encoding these proteins:
- the cmk gene encoding (d)CMP kinase, which translates to MRKIVIAIDGYSSCGKSTTAKAVAAELGYAYIDSGAMYRGVTLYLLEHGIPFDDLPRIEQALQEMHITFKRNRKTGRNELCLDGVIREDEIRQMRISNSVSEVSVIPAVRHAMVAQQQRMGRKRGVVMDGRDIGTTVFPDAEVKIFMTADVLTRALRRQEELALKQEHVPVEDIVENLRKRDHLDSTRAESPLRRASDAVLLDTTHMMIDEQVDFVLERVSATLFSLAAAGWQGNEQK; encoded by the coding sequence ATGAGAAAAATCGTCATTGCCATCGACGGCTACTCTTCCTGTGGCAAAAGTACCACGGCCAAGGCCGTGGCCGCGGAGCTGGGCTACGCCTATATTGATAGCGGAGCCATGTACCGGGGCGTAACGCTGTATCTGCTGGAGCACGGCATTCCCTTCGACGACCTGCCCCGCATTGAGCAGGCGCTGCAGGAGATGCACATCACCTTCAAGCGCAACCGCAAAACCGGCCGCAACGAGCTGTGCCTCGATGGAGTAATCCGGGAAGACGAAATCCGGCAGATGCGCATTTCCAACTCCGTGAGCGAAGTATCAGTAATTCCGGCCGTGCGCCACGCTATGGTGGCCCAGCAGCAGCGCATGGGCCGCAAGCGGGGGGTAGTAATGGACGGCCGCGACATTGGTACCACCGTTTTCCCCGATGCGGAAGTGAAAATCTTTATGACGGCCGACGTGCTCACGCGCGCCCTGCGCCGCCAGGAAGAGCTGGCCCTGAAGCAGGAGCACGTACCGGTGGAAGACATTGTGGAAAACCTGCGCAAGCGCGACCACCTGGATTCTACCCGCGCCGAAAGCCCCCTGCGCCGCGCCTCCGATGCCGTGCTGCTCGATACCACCCACATGATGATTGATGAGCAGGTAGATTTCGTGCTGGAGCGCGTTTCGGCCACGCTGTTTTCGCTGGCCGCGGCCGGCTGGCAGGGCAACGAACAGAAATAA
- the ade gene encoding adenine deaminase encodes MSADFQLLANVIDLFQNTILPATVHVTAGRVQRIEPTVASAPDPALPYALPGFVDAHVHVESSLLVPSEFARLAVVHGTVATVSDPHEIGNVLGVAGVKYMLESGRQVPFKFCFGAPSCVPATPFETAGAEITAADIEQLFQEHPEIGYLAEMMNWPGVLNRDELVMEKIRLAQQYGRPVDGHAPGLRGPDAQRYAEAGISTDHECFTAEEALDKLAVGMKILVREGSAARNFDALIDLLPQHYEQMMFCSDDKHPDTLVLGHINQLVQRAVARGQEVLKVLRVACRNPVEHYRLPVGLLQPGDPADFIVVNNLTDFRVQQTYLNGELVAENGQTLIPAVPVDVVNNFNTNPVQPADFRLPAPQSAATIRVMECFDGQLITARHDVPARVENGVVVPDLAQDILKLTVVNRYHAAPPAVSFIQGFGLKRGALASSVGHDSHNITAVGCDDESLARAVNLVIEARGGLAAVSPDGQEMLLPLPVAGLMSNQEGYHVAEAYAAVDALAKQLGSPLQAPFMTLSFMALLVIPSLKLSDKGLFDGEAFRFVEAVV; translated from the coding sequence ATGTCCGCCGATTTTCAGCTGCTCGCCAACGTCATTGACCTGTTTCAGAACACAATACTACCCGCTACCGTGCACGTAACCGCCGGCCGCGTGCAGCGCATTGAGCCTACCGTCGCCTCTGCTCCGGACCCAGCCCTGCCCTACGCGCTGCCAGGTTTCGTGGATGCTCACGTGCACGTGGAAAGCTCCCTGCTGGTGCCCTCGGAGTTTGCCCGGCTGGCGGTGGTGCACGGCACGGTAGCTACCGTTTCGGACCCCCACGAAATAGGCAACGTGCTGGGCGTGGCAGGGGTGAAGTACATGCTGGAGAGCGGCCGGCAGGTGCCGTTCAAGTTCTGCTTCGGGGCACCTTCCTGCGTGCCGGCTACCCCCTTCGAAACGGCCGGGGCCGAAATAACCGCCGCCGACATTGAGCAGCTGTTCCAGGAGCACCCCGAAATCGGCTACCTAGCCGAAATGATGAACTGGCCCGGCGTGCTCAACCGCGACGAGCTGGTGATGGAGAAAATTCGGCTGGCCCAGCAGTACGGCCGCCCCGTAGATGGGCACGCGCCCGGTCTGCGCGGCCCCGATGCCCAACGCTACGCCGAGGCCGGTATCAGCACCGACCATGAGTGCTTTACGGCCGAAGAAGCCCTGGACAAGCTGGCGGTGGGCATGAAGATTCTGGTGCGGGAAGGCTCGGCGGCTCGCAACTTCGATGCCCTGATTGATTTGCTACCCCAGCACTACGAGCAGATGATGTTCTGCTCCGACGACAAGCACCCCGATACGCTTGTGCTGGGCCACATCAACCAGCTGGTGCAGCGCGCCGTGGCCCGCGGCCAGGAGGTGCTGAAAGTGCTGCGCGTGGCCTGCCGCAACCCCGTAGAGCACTACCGGCTGCCGGTAGGCTTGCTGCAACCCGGCGACCCGGCCGACTTCATCGTGGTCAACAACCTCACCGATTTCAGGGTGCAGCAGACTTACCTCAATGGCGAGCTAGTAGCCGAAAACGGCCAAACGCTGATTCCGGCGGTGCCGGTGGACGTTGTCAACAACTTTAACACCAATCCCGTGCAGCCCGCCGACTTCCGGCTGCCCGCCCCACAGTCGGCCGCTACCATTCGGGTAATGGAGTGCTTCGATGGGCAGCTCATTACGGCCCGCCACGACGTGCCGGCCCGCGTGGAAAACGGCGTGGTAGTGCCCGATTTGGCCCAGGACATACTGAAGCTGACGGTAGTAAACCGCTACCACGCGGCCCCGCCGGCCGTGTCCTTTATTCAGGGTTTCGGCCTGAAGCGCGGGGCCCTGGCCAGCAGCGTCGGCCACGACTCGCACAACATCACGGCCGTAGGCTGCGACGATGAGAGCCTGGCCCGGGCCGTGAACCTAGTTATTGAAGCGCGCGGGGGCCTGGCTGCCGTGTCGCCCGATGGGCAGGAAATGCTGCTCCCCCTGCCCGTAGCCGGCCTGATGTCAAACCAGGAGGGCTACCATGTAGCCGAAGCCTACGCCGCCGTCGATGCCCTAGCCAAACAGCTGGGCTCTCCGCTCCAGGCTCCCTTCATGACGCTTTCCTTTATGGCCCTGCTGGTTATTCCCAGCCTCAAGCTCAGCGACAAGGGCCTGTTCGATGGGGAAGCCTTCCGGTTCGTGGAGGCGGTAGTATAA
- a CDS encoding response regulator: MSKKLRSVVLVDDNETTSFLNNRLLSRLDVAEQVHTFSKAEQAYQHIWGGEKGEQPTTEAPELVFVDLKMPGMDGFEFLKLYSALPEAVREKTVMAVLTTSMHAADTARVAQYEGVEYLAKPLTEEKMQKLMQKRFVAA, from the coding sequence ATGTCTAAAAAGTTGCGCAGCGTGGTATTGGTGGACGACAACGAAACCACCAGTTTCCTCAATAACCGGTTGCTCAGCCGCCTCGACGTGGCCGAGCAGGTGCATACCTTTTCCAAAGCTGAGCAGGCCTACCAGCACATCTGGGGCGGCGAGAAAGGCGAGCAGCCTACCACCGAGGCCCCTGAGCTGGTGTTTGTGGATCTGAAAATGCCCGGTATGGATGGCTTCGAGTTCCTGAAACTCTACAGCGCCCTGCCCGAAGCCGTGCGGGAAAAGACGGTGATGGCCGTGCTGACTACCTCCATGCACGCCGCCGACACGGCGCGGGTAGCGCAGTACGAAGGCGTGGAGTATCTGGCCAAGCCCCTGACCGAAGAAAAGATGCAAAAGCTGATGCAGAAGCGCTTCGTAGCAGCCTAG
- the sucD gene encoding succinate--CoA ligase subunit alpha yields MSVLVNKDSKVIVQGFTGSEGSFHAQQMIEYGTNVVGGVTPGKGGSQHLERPVFNTVADAVAQTGADTSIIFVPPAFAADAIMEAADAGIKVIVTITEGIPTKDMIAVKEYLKGREGLRMIGPNCPGVMTAGECKVGIMPGFIFQKGRVGIVSKSGTLTYEAVDQLTKAGLGQTTAIGIGGDPIIGTTTKEAVELLMNDPETEGIVMIGEIGGGMEAEAARWIKETGNKKPVVGFIAGQTAPPGRRMGHAGAIVGGADDTAAAKMAIMRECGIHVVDSPAEIGDTMLRVLGSK; encoded by the coding sequence ATGAGTGTTCTGGTAAACAAGGATTCCAAAGTGATTGTGCAGGGCTTCACGGGCTCCGAAGGCTCGTTTCATGCCCAGCAGATGATTGAGTACGGCACCAACGTGGTGGGTGGCGTAACGCCCGGCAAAGGCGGCTCGCAGCACCTCGAGCGCCCGGTGTTCAACACCGTAGCCGATGCCGTAGCCCAGACGGGCGCTGACACCAGCATCATCTTCGTGCCGCCGGCTTTCGCCGCCGACGCCATCATGGAAGCCGCCGACGCCGGCATCAAGGTTATCGTGACCATCACCGAGGGCATCCCGACCAAGGACATGATTGCGGTGAAAGAGTACCTGAAAGGCCGCGAAGGCCTGCGCATGATCGGGCCGAACTGCCCCGGCGTGATGACGGCTGGCGAGTGCAAAGTGGGCATCATGCCCGGCTTCATCTTCCAGAAAGGACGCGTGGGCATCGTATCGAAATCAGGCACGCTGACCTACGAAGCCGTTGACCAGCTGACCAAAGCCGGTCTGGGCCAGACCACGGCCATCGGCATCGGCGGTGACCCCATCATTGGCACCACCACCAAAGAGGCCGTGGAGCTGCTCATGAACGACCCCGAAACCGAGGGCATCGTGATGATTGGCGAAATCGGCGGCGGCATGGAAGCCGAAGCCGCCCGCTGGATTAAGGAAACCGGCAACAAGAAGCCTGTAGTAGGCTTCATTGCTGGCCAAACGGCACCTCCCGGCCGCCGCATGGGCCACGCCGGCGCTATCGTAGGCGGTGCCGACGATACGGCCGCTGCCAAGATGGCCATCATGCGCGAGTGCGGCATCCACGTAGTGGACTCACCCGCCGAAATTGGCGACACGATGCTGCGCGTGCTGGGTAGCAAGTAG
- a CDS encoding outer membrane beta-barrel protein — MPFVFRHIRALLLLPLLASCSSLYFPPPPQVPLLTQKGEWSGGIHTNFSQNTSVQGAYAFTDHLGVMGSASFLHTDKKKRAEDHDFGEVGLGYYTRLRDKRVLEIYGGYGLGHTRRIERTPAEGITRTLEGSLNKYFTQVNYTSKDKKTYHVLGRDWPVTYGTALRLSYVTLTNFRLDNQPHASEDNVFLEPITYTRINLVGPLDFQLISGSNFGLRHRKYLKAANSVFQFGLVVNVGGQSGGK, encoded by the coding sequence ATGCCATTTGTGTTCCGCCATATTCGGGCGCTGCTGCTGCTGCCGCTGCTGGCCAGCTGCTCGTCGTTGTACTTTCCGCCGCCGCCCCAGGTGCCCTTGCTTACCCAAAAGGGCGAGTGGAGTGGGGGCATTCACACCAATTTCAGCCAGAATACGTCCGTGCAGGGCGCCTACGCCTTCACCGACCACTTGGGCGTGATGGGCTCCGCCTCCTTTCTGCACACCGACAAGAAGAAGCGGGCCGAGGACCACGATTTTGGCGAGGTAGGGCTGGGCTACTACACCCGCCTGCGCGACAAACGGGTGCTGGAAATCTACGGGGGCTACGGCCTGGGCCACACCCGGCGGATTGAGCGCACCCCGGCCGAGGGCATCACGCGCACCCTGGAAGGCAGCCTGAACAAGTACTTTACTCAGGTGAACTACACCTCCAAGGACAAGAAAACCTACCACGTACTCGGCCGCGACTGGCCCGTAACCTACGGCACGGCTCTGCGCCTGAGTTACGTGACGCTCACCAACTTTCGCCTCGATAACCAGCCCCACGCCTCCGAGGACAACGTGTTTCTGGAGCCTATTACCTATACCCGCATCAATCTGGTGGGCCCCCTGGACTTCCAGCTCATCAGCGGGAGCAACTTTGGCCTGCGGCACCGCAAGTACCTGAAGGCCGCCAACTCTGTGTTTCAGTTCGGGCTGGTGGTGAACGTGGGCGGGCAGAGCGGGGGGAAGTAG
- a CDS encoding mercuric reductase has translation MAATRFDAVIIGSGQAGTPLASALAGAGQKVAFIEQNQLGGSCINYGCSPVKAMLASAERVHQVATAADYGIKAGKPTPNLRAIVARKDTIIQAKRDGILKNLTQEQEGITLLHGRATFTGPRSLRVALAAGDEQLLTAPRIFINTGTRAAVPPIEGLAESGFLTNVEILDLKELPEHLLILGGGYIGLEFGQMFRRFGSRVTIISTATHLLDREDDEVCAAMQAQLEADGIEFVMQANVHRVSRNADGAYTLTATTPAGERRLRGTHLLVAVGREPNTDMLGLDAAGIETNKEGYVLVNERLQTNVRGVYALGDVHPGPQFTHISYDDYRLVRDNLLHGKRRTTKGRPVPYVVFTQPQLGRIGLNEKQAKEQKLSYRVATMPVRTIGRAQETGHTTGFIKVLVDGRGYLLGAAVFSEQGGEIMSMLQLAMAGGLTCDDLQDMILAHPTWAESLNNLFSRLEEGR, from the coding sequence ATGGCTGCTACCCGCTTCGATGCTGTTATTATTGGCTCCGGCCAGGCTGGCACTCCCCTAGCCAGTGCGCTGGCCGGGGCGGGCCAGAAGGTAGCCTTCATCGAGCAAAATCAGCTGGGCGGCTCCTGCATTAACTATGGCTGCTCGCCGGTAAAGGCCATGCTGGCCTCGGCGGAGCGGGTGCACCAGGTGGCTACCGCCGCCGACTACGGCATCAAAGCCGGCAAGCCTACCCCTAATCTGCGCGCTATAGTAGCGCGGAAGGATACCATTATTCAGGCCAAGCGCGACGGTATCCTGAAAAACCTGACCCAGGAGCAGGAAGGCATTACTCTGCTGCACGGCCGCGCCACCTTCACCGGGCCCCGCAGCCTGCGCGTAGCCCTGGCCGCTGGCGACGAGCAGCTGCTGACCGCGCCTCGCATTTTCATTAACACCGGCACCCGGGCCGCCGTGCCCCCTATTGAAGGGCTGGCGGAAAGCGGCTTTCTGACTAATGTGGAAATACTGGACCTGAAAGAATTGCCTGAGCATCTGCTCATTCTGGGTGGGGGTTACATTGGCCTGGAGTTCGGGCAGATGTTCCGGCGCTTCGGCAGCCGGGTCACCATCATCAGCACCGCTACCCACCTGCTGGACCGCGAAGACGACGAAGTATGCGCCGCCATGCAGGCCCAGCTGGAGGCTGACGGCATTGAGTTCGTGATGCAGGCCAACGTGCACCGGGTATCCCGCAATGCGGATGGGGCCTACACCCTCACGGCCACTACGCCGGCCGGCGAGCGGCGCCTGCGGGGTACGCATCTGCTGGTAGCCGTGGGCCGGGAGCCTAATACGGATATGCTGGGGCTGGACGCCGCCGGAATTGAAACCAATAAGGAGGGCTACGTGCTGGTAAACGAGCGGCTGCAAACCAACGTGCGCGGTGTGTATGCCCTCGGCGACGTGCACCCGGGCCCGCAGTTCACCCATATCAGCTACGACGACTACCGCCTTGTGCGCGACAACCTGCTGCACGGCAAGCGCCGCACTACCAAGGGCCGGCCAGTGCCCTACGTGGTGTTCACGCAGCCCCAGCTCGGCCGCATCGGTCTGAATGAAAAGCAGGCAAAGGAACAGAAGCTCAGCTACCGGGTAGCCACCATGCCGGTCCGGACCATTGGCCGAGCCCAGGAAACAGGCCACACCACGGGCTTTATCAAAGTGCTGGTTGATGGCCGGGGCTACCTCCTGGGAGCAGCTGTTTTCAGTGAGCAGGGCGGCGAAATTATGTCGATGCTGCAGCTGGCCATGGCCGGCGGCCTCACCTGCGACGATCTGCAGGACATGATTCTGGCCCACCCTACCTGGGCGGAATCCTTGAACAACCTGTTCAGTAGGCTGGAAGAAGGCAGATAG
- the rny gene encoding ribonuclease Y produces the protein MSEPLYIVLAAVLALVVGVVLGRLLAGKARQDHEADAKARAQQILAEAEAQASRTRDERIQQSKDKFRTLKQEFEQESRRQKQALEQELTERRAAVVEQEQSIKQLTLTTQKQLEQIQRKEKELDATRERIETQAQQQREKLEAQEEKRRTTLENQLAKLEQREQEVEAELEEGRQELSSKLHQVTSQLETISGLTAAEAREQLVESLKNEAQIQASSYIKDVVAQAKLTATKDAKKVVLETIQRTAAEHAIENCVSVFNIESDDVKGKIIGREGRNIRALEAATGVEIIVDDTPEAIIISGFDPVRREVARLSLHLLVKDGRIHPARIEEIVAKTRKNIDEEIVEIGEKTIIDLGIHGLHPELIKMVGRMRFRSSYGQNLLQHSREVANLCATMAAELGLNVKHAKRAGLLHDIGKVSTEEPELPHAILGMEMAKKYKEHPDVVNAIGAHHDEIEMTAMISPLVQACDAISGSRPGARREMMESYIKRLKQLEETANGFKGVNQCFAIQAGRELRVMVDAENVTDERAAELSYEISQKIEKEMQYPGQIKITVIREMRAVAYAK, from the coding sequence ATGTCCGAACCTCTTTATATTGTCCTTGCCGCCGTGCTGGCCCTCGTGGTTGGTGTAGTGCTGGGACGCCTGCTGGCGGGAAAAGCCCGGCAGGACCACGAAGCCGATGCCAAAGCGCGCGCTCAGCAGATTCTGGCTGAAGCCGAAGCCCAGGCCTCGCGCACCCGCGACGAACGGATTCAGCAGTCGAAAGATAAATTCCGCACCCTCAAGCAGGAATTCGAACAGGAAAGCCGCCGCCAGAAGCAAGCCCTGGAGCAGGAGCTGACCGAGCGCCGCGCCGCCGTAGTGGAGCAGGAGCAGAGCATCAAGCAGCTGACCCTCACTACCCAGAAGCAGTTGGAGCAGATTCAGCGCAAAGAAAAAGAGCTGGACGCTACCCGCGAGCGAATTGAAACCCAGGCCCAGCAGCAGCGCGAAAAGCTGGAAGCCCAGGAAGAAAAGCGCCGCACTACCCTCGAAAACCAACTGGCTAAGCTGGAACAGCGCGAGCAGGAAGTAGAAGCCGAGCTGGAAGAAGGCCGCCAGGAACTCAGCAGCAAGCTGCACCAAGTAACTTCTCAGCTCGAAACCATTTCCGGCCTGACGGCCGCCGAGGCCCGCGAGCAGCTGGTAGAGTCCCTGAAGAATGAGGCCCAGATTCAGGCTTCCAGCTACATCAAGGACGTAGTAGCTCAGGCCAAGCTCACGGCCACCAAAGACGCCAAAAAGGTAGTGCTGGAAACCATTCAGCGCACCGCCGCCGAGCACGCCATTGAGAACTGCGTGTCGGTGTTTAACATTGAATCCGACGACGTAAAAGGCAAGATTATCGGCCGGGAAGGGCGCAACATCCGCGCCCTGGAAGCCGCTACCGGCGTTGAGATTATAGTAGATGATACGCCCGAGGCCATCATCATCTCCGGCTTCGACCCGGTGCGCCGCGAGGTAGCCCGCCTGAGCCTGCACCTGCTGGTGAAGGATGGCCGGATTCACCCCGCCCGCATCGAGGAAATCGTAGCCAAAACCCGGAAGAATATCGACGAGGAAATCGTTGAGATTGGCGAGAAAACCATCATCGACCTGGGCATTCACGGCCTGCACCCCGAGCTGATCAAGATGGTGGGCCGGATGCGTTTCCGCTCATCGTACGGCCAGAACCTGCTGCAACACTCCCGTGAGGTAGCTAACCTGTGCGCTACTATGGCTGCCGAGCTGGGGCTGAACGTGAAGCATGCCAAGCGCGCCGGCCTTCTGCACGACATCGGGAAGGTGAGCACTGAGGAGCCTGAGCTGCCCCACGCCATCCTGGGCATGGAAATGGCCAAGAAGTACAAGGAGCACCCCGACGTGGTCAACGCCATTGGGGCCCACCACGACGAAATTGAGATGACGGCCATGATTTCGCCCTTGGTGCAGGCCTGCGACGCCATTTCTGGCTCGCGCCCTGGTGCCCGCCGCGAAATGATGGAAAGCTACATCAAGCGCCTGAAGCAGCTGGAGGAAACGGCCAACGGCTTCAAAGGCGTAAATCAGTGCTTCGCCATTCAGGCCGGCCGCGAACTGCGCGTGATGGTGGACGCCGAGAACGTAACCGACGAGCGTGCCGCCGAGCTGAGCTACGAAATTTCCCAGAAGATTGAGAAGGAAATGCAGTATCCCGGCCAGATCAAAATCACGGTAATTCGGGAAATGCGCGCCGTAGCCTACGCCAAATAA
- a CDS encoding cell division protein ZapA: MSDLSIKIRVADRDYPMRVSPQDEERLRLAGRLLNERLKEFRERYGIQDKQDLLAMIALSTMADQLKVSKEKDGTDAALAERLARLDELLSGVVLV; this comes from the coding sequence ATGTCCGATTTGTCCATTAAAATCCGCGTTGCTGACCGGGACTACCCCATGCGGGTAAGCCCCCAGGATGAGGAACGCCTGCGCCTAGCGGGCCGGCTGCTAAACGAGCGGCTGAAGGAATTTCGGGAACGGTACGGCATTCAGGACAAGCAGGACTTGCTGGCCATGATTGCGTTATCAACAATGGCTGACCAACTCAAGGTCAGCAAGGAAAAGGACGGGACCGACGCGGCCCTGGCCGAGCGCCTCGCGCGCCTGGACGAGTTGCTGTCGGGAGTGGTGCTGGTCTAG
- the pheT gene encoding phenylalanine--tRNA ligase subunit beta, with amino-acid sequence MKISLDWLRTLIPTDKPAEEIGQLLTGSGLEVEGIEELESVPGGLRGVVLGTVLTCEKHPDADKLSLTTVDVGDATPRQIVCGAANVRAGLKVVVALEGATLHPTQGEPFKIKKSKIRGAASEGMICAEDEIGLGTSHAGIMELDTDLPNGTPAAEYFGLGSDSVFEIGLTPNRADAASHYGVARELRALLRQPCHLPDVSHFHAPQEAAQNIRVTLEDAAAAPRYAGLLLENVQVGPSPEWLQRRLRSIGLSPINNVVDITNFVLHELGQPLHAFDADQITGNHIRVKRAEAGEKFVTLDGVERTLRAEDLVIADANGTPMALAGVFGGKTSGVSDATTRVFLESAYFAPAVVRKTGQTHQLKTDASFRFERGTDPHMVPVALKRAALLLQEIAGATVAAPVVDEYPTHISHTLVRLRLPRVEKLVGQFIAPERIRQILTDLDILISEELTDETGRAEWILSVPPHKVDVTREADVIEEILRIYGYNHVALRPHNSASYLAQFPNPDPEVIRQNTARLLSGQGFSEIITNSITNSLYFEKEGETDATLVRLLNFNSAELNVLRPTLLHSGLEVIRHNVNRRQRDLKLYEFGKTYHQKADGQYEEKNKLVIYLTGNTAAETWQQKSEKATYHQLAGAVQQVLASLGFAQPTSQPVQHPYLAGGLTLLAQNQPVAQLGAVSGVVLKRLDVSQPVWYAELDWDWLMRKYKNNLVARELPKFPEVRRDLSLVVDKTITFDQLQQIARRTEKKLLQQVNVFDVYEGDNLGAGKKSYSVSFLLQDPTQTLTDQAIDGVMQRLIQQFEKQVGALIRK; translated from the coding sequence ATGAAAATATCCCTCGACTGGCTTCGTACGCTTATTCCTACTGATAAACCCGCCGAGGAAATCGGCCAGCTCCTGACGGGCTCGGGACTGGAAGTGGAAGGCATTGAAGAGCTGGAAAGCGTACCGGGCGGCCTGCGCGGGGTAGTGCTGGGCACGGTGCTCACCTGCGAAAAGCACCCCGACGCCGACAAGCTCAGCCTCACCACCGTGGACGTAGGCGACGCTACCCCCCGCCAGATTGTGTGCGGCGCCGCCAACGTGCGCGCCGGCCTGAAGGTGGTAGTGGCCCTGGAAGGCGCTACCCTGCACCCTACCCAGGGCGAGCCATTCAAGATTAAGAAATCGAAAATCCGGGGTGCTGCTTCCGAGGGCATGATCTGCGCCGAAGACGAAATCGGCCTGGGGACTTCCCACGCCGGCATCATGGAGCTGGACACCGACCTGCCCAACGGCACCCCCGCCGCTGAGTATTTCGGCCTGGGTTCTGATTCGGTGTTCGAAATTGGCCTGACGCCGAACCGCGCCGATGCGGCCTCGCACTACGGGGTAGCCCGCGAGCTGCGCGCCCTGCTCCGTCAGCCCTGTCACCTGCCCGACGTCAGCCATTTTCACGCTCCCCAGGAAGCAGCCCAGAACATTCGGGTAACTTTGGAAGATGCCGCGGCCGCGCCGCGCTACGCCGGGCTGTTGCTGGAAAACGTACAGGTAGGTCCTTCGCCGGAGTGGTTGCAGCGCCGCCTGCGCAGCATTGGCCTCTCGCCCATCAACAACGTGGTGGACATCACCAACTTCGTACTGCACGAGCTGGGCCAACCCCTGCACGCCTTCGATGCCGACCAGATTACCGGCAACCACATCCGGGTGAAGCGCGCCGAGGCAGGCGAGAAGTTCGTGACCCTGGATGGGGTAGAGCGCACCCTGCGCGCCGAAGACCTGGTTATTGCCGATGCCAATGGCACGCCCATGGCCCTGGCCGGGGTATTCGGGGGCAAGACCTCCGGTGTTTCCGACGCTACTACCCGGGTATTCCTGGAAAGCGCCTACTTCGCGCCAGCCGTGGTACGCAAAACCGGCCAGACCCACCAGCTCAAAACAGATGCTTCCTTCCGCTTCGAGCGGGGCACCGATCCGCACATGGTGCCCGTGGCCCTGAAGCGCGCGGCTCTGCTGCTCCAGGAAATTGCGGGTGCTACGGTAGCCGCTCCGGTCGTGGATGAGTACCCCACCCACATCAGCCACACGCTGGTGCGCCTGCGCCTGCCGCGAGTGGAAAAGCTGGTGGGACAGTTCATCGCGCCCGAGCGCATCCGTCAGATTCTCACCGATCTTGATATTCTGATTTCCGAGGAGTTGACCGACGAAACCGGTCGCGCCGAGTGGATTCTGTCGGTGCCCCCGCACAAGGTAGATGTAACCCGCGAGGCCGACGTGATTGAGGAAATCCTGCGCATCTACGGCTACAACCACGTGGCTTTGCGGCCGCACAACTCGGCTTCCTACCTCGCCCAATTCCCGAACCCCGACCCGGAGGTAATTCGGCAGAACACGGCCCGCTTGCTCAGCGGCCAGGGCTTCTCGGAAATTATCACCAACTCCATCACCAATTCCCTCTATTTCGAGAAGGAAGGGGAGACGGATGCTACCCTGGTGCGTCTGCTCAACTTCAACAGCGCCGAGCTGAACGTGCTGCGGCCCACGCTGCTGCACAGCGGCCTGGAGGTAATCCGCCACAACGTGAACCGCCGCCAGCGCGACCTGAAGCTGTACGAGTTTGGCAAAACCTACCACCAGAAGGCCGACGGCCAGTACGAGGAAAAGAACAAGCTCGTCATCTACCTGACCGGCAACACGGCCGCCGAAACCTGGCAGCAGAAATCGGAAAAGGCCACCTACCACCAATTGGCCGGAGCTGTGCAGCAAGTGCTAGCCTCGCTAGGCTTCGCACAGCCAACTTCGCAGCCGGTGCAGCACCCGTACCTGGCCGGGGGCCTTACCCTGCTGGCCCAGAACCAGCCGGTAGCCCAGTTGGGCGCGGTGTCGGGGGTAGTGCTCAAGCGCCTGGACGTGTCGCAGCCAGTGTGGTACGCCGAGCTGGACTGGGACTGGCTGATGCGCAAGTACAAGAACAACTTGGTGGCCCGCGAGCTGCCCAAGTTCCCGGAGGTGCGCCGCGACCTGAGCCTGGTGGTGGATAAAACCATCACCTTCGACCAGCTTCAGCAGATTGCCCGCCGCACCGAGAAGAAACTCCTGCAGCAGGTAAATGTGTTTGACGTGTATGAGGGCGATAACCTCGGGGCCGGCAAGAAGTCGTACTCCGTGAGCTTCCTGCTCCAGGACCCCACCCAAACCCTGACCGATCAGGCCATCGATGGCGTGATGCAGCGCCTGATTCAGCAGTTCGAGAAGCAGGTAGGGGCCCTGATCCGGAAGTAG